A genomic window from Halodesulfovibrio sp. includes:
- a CDS encoding HDOD domain-containing protein → MGKLSIDLLQSGMVLQSEVRGLKGKRLFPAGVELDEQKIMILKAWGVVEADIMGGTRVTSRQAQLERESVEDEAHLLAKRYVTQAFRGQESGSPFLRQFKTHCIKRTTRAIRSHRFSIMDTASMRDLYDYASKSTLRPGMVTLEDVVEKQLELTSFPDIYYEIVRELNFPFTTSRRLAGIVAKDTGLAARILKLVNSPFYGFPARIESIERALTILGSNELTTLTLGLSVVHHFPGVPDTVFNVQDFWEYAISCGILSRLLGSQCDGLMEERLFVGGLLQPVGMLLMISYDPASMCKAVLLSRKKGIPLPVAERAVFGFNHAEVGALLLESWNIPEPLINIVRYCYSPSSSPAPLDTSVVHLATIMATGLRRKDFCTFHLPDFFPDTLEQTTISPSALVPILSQYDRQLADTHEILTDGM, encoded by the coding sequence GTGGGAAAATTAAGTATTGACCTGCTTCAATCCGGTATGGTGCTTCAAAGTGAAGTTCGGGGGCTGAAGGGAAAACGTCTTTTTCCGGCCGGTGTTGAATTAGATGAACAAAAGATAATGATTCTTAAAGCATGGGGGGTTGTTGAGGCTGATATCATGGGAGGAACGCGTGTAACATCCCGTCAGGCTCAGTTGGAAAGAGAGTCCGTCGAGGATGAAGCACATTTGCTTGCCAAGCGCTATGTGACACAGGCTTTTCGGGGGCAGGAGTCTGGATCACCTTTTTTGCGCCAATTTAAGACGCATTGTATAAAGCGCACTACGCGGGCTATCCGAAGTCACAGATTTTCTATTATGGACACTGCGTCAATGCGTGATCTTTATGATTACGCAAGCAAAAGTACTCTCCGTCCGGGTATGGTTACTCTTGAAGATGTGGTGGAAAAGCAACTCGAGCTTACATCGTTTCCTGATATTTATTATGAAATAGTGCGTGAGTTGAATTTTCCATTCACAACCTCACGCAGGCTTGCGGGCATTGTTGCCAAGGATACCGGTCTTGCTGCGCGTATTTTAAAATTGGTTAACAGTCCTTTTTACGGATTTCCTGCGCGCATTGAAAGCATTGAACGTGCGTTGACAATCCTTGGCTCAAACGAATTGACGACGCTAACGCTTGGGTTAAGTGTTGTACATCACTTCCCTGGTGTTCCGGATACTGTATTTAATGTTCAGGATTTTTGGGAATACGCGATATCTTGCGGTATCCTCTCACGTCTTCTGGGATCGCAGTGCGATGGACTTATGGAAGAGCGCCTGTTTGTTGGTGGGTTGCTTCAGCCTGTCGGTATGCTGCTTATGATTAGTTATGATCCGGCTTCCATGTGCAAAGCGGTGTTGCTCAGTCGAAAAAAAGGCATACCGTTGCCCGTGGCTGAACGTGCTGTTTTTGGATTCAATCATGCCGAAGTGGGGGCATTGTTGTTAGAGTCATGGAATATTCCTGAACCTCTTATTAACATTGTGCGGTATTGTTACAGTCCATCATCTTCACCGGCACCGCTTGATACAAGCGTTGTGCATCTGGCAACTATTATGGCTACTGGCTTGCGTCGAAAAGATTTCTGCACGTTTCATTTGCCTGACTTTTTTCCAGACACTCTGGAGCAGACAACTATTTCGCCTTCTGCGCTTGTTCCTATTCTGTCACAGTATGACAGGCAACTTGCAGATACGCATGAAATATTGACTGATGGTATGTAG
- a CDS encoding NAD(P)/FAD-dependent oxidoreductase, whose amino-acid sequence MSEYNSKAKEIVILGGGFAGLWAAKEFGKKEGYNVTVVDRNNYHLFQPLLYQVASAGLEPEQISYPLRGTFRKMLNIEFRMAEITGVDLDKKVLHSDVGAIPYDGLIIALGSVTNFFGIEGAEEYAFSLKSAEEAIDIRNHILSCFEYAQHETDPEIRKELLTFTIVGGGPTGVEYAGALSELVNTSLHRDFRGLNKEDVKIMLIEGENGPLNGYPDSLRNYAKRRLEKLGVHGWYHQHVTKVEADKVTLKKGITIPTRTVLWTAGIRGNKVAEHMGVPLGHSNRIITTPTLQLENHPEVLVAGDLALPMDGDTPLIGPTVAPNAIQQGAHSAKNLMKYFEGEELKPFSYFDKGSLATIGRSSAVVHLGKLKITGFFAWITWLIIHLLYLIGFRNRVIVFINWAFEYLFFERGVRLIMPKTKDTVPQGKVDEYSTESTEGEALNERSSST is encoded by the coding sequence ATGTCAGAATACAACAGTAAAGCTAAAGAAATCGTTATTCTAGGTGGTGGATTCGCCGGACTTTGGGCAGCAAAAGAATTCGGTAAAAAGGAAGGATACAACGTCACAGTTGTTGACCGGAACAACTATCACCTCTTCCAGCCCCTTTTATATCAAGTAGCATCCGCAGGGTTAGAGCCGGAACAAATTTCGTATCCACTCCGTGGCACTTTTCGCAAAATGCTGAATATTGAATTCCGCATGGCAGAAATCACCGGTGTAGATCTAGATAAAAAAGTCCTCCACAGCGATGTTGGAGCCATTCCTTACGATGGACTGATTATAGCACTGGGCAGTGTAACCAATTTCTTCGGTATCGAAGGCGCAGAAGAGTATGCATTCTCGCTCAAAAGCGCTGAAGAAGCTATCGACATCCGCAACCATATTCTTTCCTGCTTTGAATATGCACAGCACGAAACAGACCCGGAAATTCGCAAAGAACTACTGACCTTCACAATTGTCGGCGGAGGCCCTACAGGTGTTGAATATGCCGGTGCTCTTTCCGAGCTTGTGAACACATCCCTGCACCGAGACTTTCGAGGCTTAAACAAAGAGGATGTGAAGATAATGCTCATAGAGGGAGAAAACGGTCCACTCAACGGATATCCTGATTCTCTTCGCAACTATGCCAAAAGACGGTTGGAAAAACTTGGTGTGCACGGATGGTATCATCAACACGTCACTAAAGTAGAGGCAGACAAGGTAACATTAAAAAAAGGGATTACAATTCCAACACGCACAGTACTGTGGACTGCCGGAATCCGTGGCAACAAGGTTGCAGAACATATGGGCGTACCACTTGGTCATTCCAACCGAATTATTACGACACCAACACTGCAACTGGAAAATCATCCAGAAGTCCTTGTTGCTGGCGACTTAGCACTACCAATGGATGGTGATACCCCTCTCATAGGTCCTACAGTTGCTCCAAACGCAATTCAACAGGGAGCGCACTCTGCAAAGAATCTAATGAAATACTTCGAAGGGGAAGAACTCAAGCCATTTTCATACTTTGATAAAGGCTCGCTAGCCACCATTGGTCGTTCTAGCGCAGTTGTTCACTTAGGAAAACTCAAAATTACCGGTTTCTTTGCATGGATTACGTGGTTGATAATACACCTTCTCTATCTCATCGGATTCAGAAACCGCGTTATTGTCTTTATCAACTGGGCATTTGAGTACCTTTTCTTTGAACGCGGAGTACGGTTAATTATGCCGAAGACAAAAGATACAGTCCCGCAAGGAAAGGTTGATGAGTATTCAACAGAAAGTACAGAAGGCGAAGCCCTTAATGAACGTTCATCCAGCACATAA